Proteins encoded by one window of Cinclus cinclus chromosome 14, bCinCin1.1, whole genome shotgun sequence:
- the LOC134049775 gene encoding protocadherin gamma-A10-like translates to MFSAGRRWGRRQRALLWVILLAAGEAAWGQLRYSVPEEMPKGSFVGDVAKDLGLQLLDLRDRGFRLIERGRTQYFALHGKTGHLVTAERIDREQLCERVQQCVLRCELIVEGEMQMYEIQVGITDINDNAPSFRDAEKELRMTEATASGSRFPLPDAQDPDLGRNSLQSYELSGDEHFSLAVQAGPGGDQRPELVLAKALDREEAAFHELVLRASDGGDPARTGTARIRVTVLDANDNAPVFSQAEYTVRVPEDVPVGSILVTVTATDSDEGLNGEIKYSFQKITEKASKIFQLDSHTGVIILFRSLDFEEGDSYQFDVEAHDGGGFFDTAKVLVTVTDVNDNAPELTVSSALREILEDAPSGTVVALLHAQDRDSGSNGEVRCSLEGDVPFRLEKSFDNYYRVVTAGELDREQVSEYNVTVRAADGGSPSLQSSAVLALRVLDVNDNAPVFAEERYSARLAENNAAGALVLTVRATDADWGQNARVRYRLSEGRVRGAPLSSYVSVQAETGALYALRSLDYEQVRELRLWVRAEDGGAPALSGNVSVLLLIADENDNAPQVLYPPPAAAAPRGSGAARSVVELAPRSSPAGALVAKVVAVDADAGQNAWLSYELAKATEPGLFRVGPHSGEVRTARSPLARDAARHSLVVLVKDHGRPALSATATLSVVLAESVAELLAELGGAADEAAAPGEPAGSLTRWLVLAVAAVSCLFLAFLLLLLALRLRRWRRQQLLPPDSGASLRGVPVSHFVGIDGVRAFLQSYSHEVSLTADSRESRLRFSAAAACCDTLPARPLPDEPAPLLGDEDPAAALPVDPAAPSYKIFWTDVECVEQNADGFAWNLCARRSQPLSLCMVHNYTVAVVLGVSSCGTLAEIGIEEMLLLVTYPWHEVKYEAGSRESQEV, encoded by the exons ATGTTCTCGGCGGGGAGGCGCTGGGGCCGGCGGCAGcgagctctgctctgggtgaTCCTGCTGGCGGCGGGGGAGGCGGCGTGGGGGCAGCTGCGCTACTCGGTGCCCGAGGAGATGCCCAAGGGCTCGTTCGTGGGCGACGTGGCCAaggacctggggctgcagctgctggaccTCCGAGATCGCGGCTTTCGCTTAATAGAAAGAGGTAGGACGCAGTATTTCGCTCTGCATGGGAAGACGGGACATTTAGTGACTGCGGAGAGGATCGACAGAGAGCAGCTGTGCGAGCGTGTGCAGCAATGCGTGCTGCGCTGTGAGCTGATAGTGGAGGGGGAAATGCAGATGTACGAAATCCAGGTGGGAATCACGGACATTAACGACAACGCGCCAAGCTTCCGAGACGCGGAAAAAGAATTGAGAATGACTGAGGCGACAGCTTCGGGGTCGCGGTTTCCCCTGCCAGATGCTCAAGACCCAGACTTGGGCAGGAATTCCCTGCAGAGCTACGAGCTGAGCGGTGACGAGCACTTCTCGCTGGCCGTGCAGGCGGGCCCCGGCGGCGATCAGCGTCCCGAGCTGGTGCTGGCGAAGGCGCTGGACCGGGAGGAGGCGGCGTTTCACGAGCTGGTGCTGAGGGCGAGTGACGGCGGCGATCCGGCACGGACGGGCACGGCTCGGATCCGTGTTACAGTGCTGGATGcgaacgacaacgcgccggtGTTCAGCCAGGCGGAGTACACGGTGCGTGTGCCCGAGGACGTGCCCGTAGGCTCCATCCTCGTCACCGTCACGGCCACGGATTCGGATGAGGGGCTGAACGGGGAAATTAAATACTCGTTTCAGAAAATTACCGAGAAAGCATCGAAGATTTTCCAGCTGGACAGCCACACGGGGGTGATCATCCTGTTCAGGAGCCTGGACTTCGAGGAAGGCGATTCCTACCAATTTGACGTGGAGGCACATGACGGGGGAGGCTTTTTCGATACTGCCAAAGTTCTGGTTACGGTAACAGATGTGAACGACAATGCGCCCGAACTCACAGTGTCGTCGGCGCTGAGAGAGATCTTGGAAGACGCCCCATCAGGAACTGTCGTGGCCCTGCTTCACGCGCAGGACCGGGACTCGGGGTCGAATGGCGAGGTGCGCTGCTCGCTCGAAGGGGATGTCCCATTCCGGCTGGAGAAATCTTTTGACAATTACTATCGCGTGGTGACAGCGGGCGAGCTGGACCGGGAGCAGGTGTCGGAGTACAACGTGACGGTGCGGGCGGCCGACGGCGGGTCGCCGTCGCTGCAGAGCAGCGCGGTGCTGGCGCTGCGGGTGCTGGAcgtgaacgacaacgcgccggtGTTCGCGGAGGAGCGCTACAGCGCGCGGCTGGCGGAGAACAACGCGGCGGGCGCGCTGGTGCTGACGGTGCGCGCGACGGACGCGGACTGGGGGCAGAACGCGCGCGTGCGCTACCGGCTGTCGGAGGGGCGGGTGCGGGGCGCGCCGCTGTCGTCGTACGTGTCGGTGCAGGCGGAGACGGGCGCGCTGTACGCGCTGCGCTCCTTGGACTACGAGCAGGTGCGCGAGCTGCGGCTGTGGGTGCGCGCGGAGGACGGCGGCGCGCCGGCGCTGAGCGGCAACGTGTCGGTGCTGCTGCTGATCGCGGACgagaacgacaacgcgccgcAGGTGCTGTACCCGCCGCCGGCCGCGGCGGCGCCGCGGGGCTCGGGCGCGGCGCGGTCGGTCGTGGAGCTGGCGCCGCGCTCGTCGCCGGCTGGCGCGCTGGTGGCCAAGGTGGTGGCGGTGGACGCGGACGCGGGTCAGAACGCGTGGCTGTCGTACGAGCTGGCCAAGGCCACGGAGCCGGGGCTGTTCCGCGTGGGGCCGCACAGCGGCGAGGTGCGCACGGCGCGCTCGCCGCTGGCCCGCGACGCGGCGCGCCACagcctggtggtgctggtgaaGGACCACGGGCGGCCGGCGCTGTCGGCCACGGCCACGCTGAGCGTGGTGCTGGCCGAGAGCGTGGCCGAGCTGCTGGCCGAGCTGGGCGGCGCGGCCGAcgaggcggcggcgccgggcgaGCCGGCCGGCAGCCTGACGCGCTGGCTCGTGCTGGCCGTGGCCGCCGTGTCCTGCCTCTTCCtcgccttcctgctgctgctgctggcgcTGCGCCTGCGCCGCTGGCGccgccagcagctgctgccgccCGACAGCGGCGCCTCCTTGCGCGGCGTGCCCGTCTCGCACTTCGTGGGCATCGACGGCGTGCGCGCCTTCCTGCAGTCCTACTCGCACGAGGTGTCGCTCACGGCCGACTCGCGCGAGAGCCGGCTGCGCTtctcggccgccgccgcctgctGCGACACCCTCCCGGCCCGCCCGCTGCCCGACGAGCCCGCGCCGCTGCTCGGGGACGAGGACCCTGCCGCCGCCCTTCCCGTCGATCCCGCCGCTCCCTCG TACAAGATCTTCTGGACGGAT GTTGAATGTGTCGAACAAAATGCTGATGGCTTTGCGTGGAACTTGTGTGCACGTCGCTCTCAGCCTTTATCGTTGTGCATGGTGCATA
- the LOC134049776 gene encoding protocadherin gamma-B5-like, which translates to MEVIGCQQKDFDDTKLSGAIDSVEGWDVIPRDLGSLEEWVPVILIKFNKIKCKIMHLARPSGGCSGAAAPPGVAVGRRRAALEPPPPPPQRPAPAGCSLARRRPQRQRHRRQRQEAAESGGERRREAGSSGVRVRPERPRRAAFRRSVRCAARAAGRERRGSGGRQRRGELWRRRMAVRLGRRLGTGGGRALPAAVLLCLWWRAAAERVRYAIPEELGRGSLVGPLARDLGLSADELPARRLRLSEEKQYFTVNEENGNLYVNERLDREEMCGESVTCSVSFEALVHNPLNVFHIEVSIEDVNDNSPTFSNAVLKFDIGEWTPAGARFPLEGAQDFDSGSNSQLTYRLTSTPSFSLVMKESPDGSKQPELVLEKALDREKQSSFELVLTAVDAGDPVRSGTVKILVNVTDANDNPPVFGQDGYRARLREDAAPGSRVLNVSASDADSGNNARITYGFGKMPAKVLQKFIMDAETGMITLKEALDFEDTRGYTLLVEARDGGGLVAQCKVVVEVLDVNDNAPEITILSLSSPVPEDAPVGTVVAVLNVKDPDSGENGQVWCELSGEAPLSIVASAGGSYKVVTASALDREQASEHRVTVVARDRGRPALRSSRELALEVSDVNDNAPVFEEAAYSAYVAENNAAGALVLRVQARDADAGANGRVSYWLAGGSAGAAGAAPLVSVEARSGALYAQRSLDYEQCREFAVAVRAQDGGAPARSSTATVRVFVLDRNDNAPRVLWPAATAGGAAAAAPTAFEVVPRSAEAGYLVAKVVAVDADAGRNAWLSYELVQASEPALFRVGPHSGEVRTARAVSERDAAKQRVVAVVKDHGRPPLSATATLHVVLAESLQEALPELSERPAGAEEAAAAELQFYLVLALALLSALLVLSVALAVLARLRRAGPPAVLRCLGAQRFSVAGAAFPADFCEGTLPYSYNLCVAAPARAVPEASWPPPPPPPVPVLSAEELLGGESCEKQISSSSVAEGEVPTDPHAPQVCKSLTFFLSEPFPYGVV; encoded by the exons ATGGAGGTGATCGGCTGCCAGCAGAAAGACTTTG atgacaccaagctaAGTGGTGCCATTGATTCAGTAGAAGGATGGGATGTCATCCCCAGGGACCTCGGCAGTCTGGAGGAGTGGGTTCCTGTCATCCTTATTAAGTTCAACAAGATCAAGTGCAAAATCatgcacctgg CGCGGCCATCCGGCGGCTGCAGCGGCGCGGCGGCGCCTCCGGGTGTCGCTGTTGGCCGCCGCCGAGCGGCGctggagccgccgccgccgccgccgcagcgTCCTGCCCCCGCAGGCTGCTCGCTCGCCCGGCGCCGGCCACAGCGGCAGCGGCACCGGCGGCAGCGGCAAGAGGCGGCGGAAAGCGGCGGAGAGAGGCGGAGAGAGGCCGGCAGCAGCGGCGTCCGAGTGCGGCCCGAGCGGCCTCGCCGCGCTGCCTTTCGGCGATCCGTGCGGTGTGCGGCGAGAGCGGCCGGAAGGGAGCGGCGGGGCAGCGGCGGGAGGCAGCGGCGCGGCGAGCTGTGGCGGCGGAGAATGGCGGTGAGGCTCGGGCGGAGGCTCGGCACGGGCGGCGGGCGAGCGCTGCCGGCCGcggtgctgctgtgcctgtggtggCGGGCGGCGGCCGAGCGGGTCCGCTACGCCATCCCcgaggagctgggcagaggcTCGCTCGTGGGGCCGCTGGCGCGGGACCTGGGGCTCAGCGCGGACGAGCTGCCGGCGCGCAGGCTGCGGCTGAGCGAGGAGAAGCAATACTTCACGGTGAATGAGGAGAACGGGAACCTGTACGTGAATGAGCGGCTGGATCGGGAGGAGATGTGCGGCGAGTCGGTGACCTGTTCCGTCAGCTTCGAGGCTCTGGTGCACAACCCGCTGAACGTTTTCCACATTGAGGTGTCCATCGAGGACGTGAATGACAACTCCCCGACCTTTAGCAACGCTGTTCTTAAATTTGATATAGGGGAATGGACTCCCGCCGGTGCTCGTTTTCCCCTGGAGGGTGCCCAAGACTTTGACTCAGGGAGCAATTCGCAGCTGACTTACCGACTCACCAGCACCCCGTCTTTCTCTCTGGTCATGAAGGAGAGCCCTGATGGAAGTAAGCAGCCCGAATTAGTGCTGGAGAAAGCGTTGGACCGGGAGAAGCAGAGCTCTTTTGAACTGGTACTAACGGCGGTCGATGCCGGAGATCCAGTTAGATCCGGAACTGTTAAGATTCTCGTCAATGTGACAGACGCCAACGACAATCCACCCGTGTTCGGGCAGGATGGGTACCGTGCCAGATTGCGGGAGGACGCTGCCCCGGGGTCGAGAGTGTTAAACGTCTCCGCCTCCGACGCCGACAGCGGCAACAATGCTCGCATAACTTACGGCTTCGGAAAAATGCCTGCCAAGGTGCTTCAGAAGTTTATAATGGACGCGGAGACGGGAATGATCACGCTGAAAGAGGCTTTGGACTTCGAGGACACGAGAGGCTATACATTACTGGTGGAGGCAAGGGACGGTGGCGGTCTGGTGGCACAGTGCAAGGTGGTGGTGGAGGTCCTGGATGTGAATGACAACGCGCCCGAGATCACAATTTTGTCTCTGTCGAGTCCAGTGCCCGAGGACGCACCGGTGGGCACCGTGGTAGCCGTGCTGAACGTGAAGGATCCGGACTCGGGGGAGAACGGTCAGGTGTGGTGCGAGCTGTCGGGCGAGGCGCCGCTGTCGATCGTGGCGTCGGCGGGCGGCTCGTACAAGGTGGTGACGGCGAGCGCGCTGGACCGCGAGCAGGCGTCCGAGCACCGCGTGACGGTGGTGGCCCGCGACCGGGGCAGGCCGGCGCTGcggagcagcagggagctggcgCTGGAGGTGTCGGAcgtgaacgacaacgcgccggtGTTCGAGGAGGCGGCGTACAGCGCGTACGTGGCGGAGAACAACGCGGCGGGCGCGCTGGTGCTGCGCGTGCAGGCGCGGGACGCGGACGCGGGCGCCAACGGGCGCGTGAGCTACTGGCTGGCGGGCGGCAGCGcgggcgcggcgggcgcggcgccgCTCGTGTCGGTGGAGGCGCGGAGCGGCGCGCTGTACGCGCAGCGCTCCTTGGACTACGAGCAGTGCCGCGAGTTCGCGGTGGCGGTGCGGGCGCAGGACGGCGGCGCGCCGGCGCGCAGCTCCACGGCCACGGTGCGCGTGTTCGTGCTGGACCGCAACGACAACGCGCCGCGGGTGCTGTGGCCGGCGGCGACAGCGGGAGGGGCCGCGGCGGCCGCCCCGACGGCGTTCGAGGTGGTGCCGCGCTCGGCCGAGGCCGGCTACCTGGTGGCCAAGGTGGTGGCGGTGGACGCGGACGCGGGGCGCAACGCGTGGCTGTCGTACGAGCTGGTGCAGGCGTCGGAGCCGGCGCTGTTCCGCGTGGGGCCGCACAGCGGCGAGGTGCGCACGGCGCGGGCCGTGTCCGAGCGGGACGCGGCCAAGCAGCGCGTGGTGGCCGTGGTGAAGGACCACGGGCGGCCGCCGCTGTCGGCCACGGCCACGCTGCACGTGGTGCTGGCCGAGAGCTTGCAGGAGGCGCTGCCGGAGCTGAGCGAGCGGCCGGCGggcgccgaggaggcggcggcggccgagctGCAGTTCTACCTGGTGCTGGCGCTGGCGCTGCTGTCGGCGCTCTTGGTGCTGAGCGTGGCTCTGGCCGTGCTGGCGCGGctgcgccgggccgggccgcccgCCGTGCTGCGCTGCCTGGGCGCGCAGCGCTTCTCGGTGGCCGGCGCCGCCTTCCCGGCCGACTTCTGCGAGGGCACCTTGCCCTACTCCTACAACCTGTGCGTGGCGGCGCCGGCCCGCGCCGTGCCCGAGGCCTCTtggcccccgccgccgccgccgccggtgCCCGTGCTGTCAGCGGAGGAGCTTCTGGGCGGCGAGTCCTGCGAGAAGCAGATCTCGAGCAGCAGCGTCGCCGAGGGCGAGGTGCCCACTGATCCCCACGCACCGCAGGTTTGTAAGTCCTTGACGTTTTTCCTCTCTGAACCATTCCCCTACGGCGTGGTATAG